Part of the Gammaproteobacteria bacterium genome is shown below.
GAGGGCTTGCCGCCCAACTGGCGGATCTGTTCCGCCACCAGAAAGCGGTGTTCTTCGTTACAGACCACGATCGGCTCGGCGGCCTCCTTGACTCCTTCTAAATGACAAACGGTCTCTTGCAGCAAGGTGCGTTCGCCGACCAAGGCCAGCAGTTGTTTGGGATAATGCTCGCGGGAGAGCGGCCACAACCGGCTGCCGGAACCGCCGGAGAGGATGACTGGATGTATGACCATGTTCTTAGTATGCAGACCGCGGGGAGTAAATTTAACACTCTTTGCTATACTACCGCGAATTCATTCCCTTTTTACACCCCTACCCATGCCCTCATTGCCATCGTTGCGTTACACCCTGTCATTTTTCCTGACTCTGAGCCTGCCTTTGACGAGCTTCGGCGCTGACACGTGTGTCCCCGTCGCGCGCTGGGTGACTCCCGGAAATGAGCGGGCCACTCCATTGGACAGTCCGGATTTGATGACGCGCCTTGCGCAACGGCGGGTAGTATTACTGGGTGAGGTGCATGACAGCTTTGAACACCACCGTTGGCAATTGCAAACCCTCGCTGCACTTTATGCCAGACGGCCGGACATGGTGTTGGGCTTTGAGATGTTCCCGCGCCGCGCGCAAGACGTGCTTGACCGCTGGGTGGAGGGGAAGCTTAGTGAGGCCGAGTTCCTGAAGCAAAGCGAGTGGCATAAGGTGTGGAATTATGATCCGTCGCTCTATATGCCGTTGTTTCACTTCGCGCGCATGAACCGGATTCCCATGCTGGCGCTCAACGTGGATCGGGGTCTGACCACGAAGGTGCGCGAACTAGGCTGGGACGCGGTGCCGGAAAGTGGACGCCAAGGGGTGTCCAAGCCCGCCCCTGCGCAGCCGGCCTATCTCGAAGAACTATTAGGGGTCTATCAAAAGCACCGCCGGCCTGATACAGGGCATGGGGACACACCCAGGGATGCTAAACCGGTCGCGCTCGATGACCCCGATTTCCTGCGCTTTGTGCAGGGCCAGCAGGTGTGGGATAGGGCCATGGCGGAGGCGATCGCTCAAGCCGTGAAGAAAACGGATAGTGCACTCGTCATCGGCATCATGGGCGCGGGCCACGTCATGCACCGCTACGGCGTGCCCTATCAACTGGAAGACCTCGGCGTGGCCGACAGCGCCGTGCTGCTGGCCTGGGATCAGGAACGTGACTGTAAGGATCTGAAACCGGGCATCGCCGACGCCGTGTTCGGTATAGCGGCCCCTGCCGAGACTATCAAAACCGGCAAGCCGCGCCTGGGAATTATCCTGGATGGCGCTGAAGGAAAGGTGCGCGTGTCCAAGGTGATGGAAGGTGGCGTGGGCGACGACGCCGGCATCATTGCCGGTGACGTGCTCATCGAGATGGCGGGCGTCAAGATCAAAGCGGCGACCGACGTCAGCGCCATCGTGCAGAGCCAGGCGCCGGGAACCTGGCTGCCCATCACACTGAGCCGCGAGGGGCATGAGTTTGACATCGTCGCTAAATTCCCCGCATCGCCGTAGCATAACAGGCCGAATGAATTCGGCCCTTCTGGTTATTCTTTGCTTAATCAGCCTCTCGGCCTGTGCCATACAGGAAGGTATCCAGGGCGGCGATCCACGGATCACCGGGCTGCATCACGACCTCAAGGTGCGTCTCGAACCGGCCAGCCAACAGCTTGCGGCGGAGGATGTGGTCACCCTTAACGCACAAGGCACGATCAGCTTTGCGTTGGGTGGGCAGTTCACGGTTACACGGCTGAGCTTGGATGGCAAGGACCTGCCGGTAAAGCCGAGTGAAGAATCCAAGGGCATATCCACCTGGCGGCTTGAACTTGATGGCCCTGCCTCCCATCACACCCTCTGGCTCAGTTACCACGGCCAATTGCAGCCCCTCGACACCCGCCTCGATCACCGCGAGGTGCTGGGTTTCATCCCCGCCATGGCGGATACTCAGGGCAGCTATCTCCCCGCCTCCGGCTATCAGCCTTCGTGGTATCCCCGCTTTGACACCGATGCGTTTACCTATAGCGTGTCCCTCGATCTCCCCGCCGAACAGCGCGGTCTGGTCCCCGGCCGGCTCGTCAAGGAAGACCTTCAGCAGGGGCGATACCAGGCCCGATTTGAATTCAAACAACCGGCGGAAGGAATAGATCTGCTGGCCGGCCCCTACCAGATCAAGGAGATCATGCACGACGGCCTGCGCCTGCGCACCTACTTCCATCCTGAAATCGCAGCGCTAGCGGACGATTATCTTAACTCGATCAGCGCGTACCTCGATCGCTATAAAAAAACGATAGGCCCTTACCCGTTTAGCGAATTCAGCATCGTCTCCAGCCCCTTGCCCACCGGTTTCGGTATGCCCACGCTCACCTATCTCGGTATCAGCGTCTTGCGTCTGCCCTTCATCCGCACCACCTCGCTCGGCCACGAGATTTTGCACAACTGGTGGGGCAACGGCGTGTACATTGATCTCATTCACGGCAACTGGGCCGAGGGTCTCACCACCTTCATGGCCGACTACGCTTACAAGGAACAGGAAGGCCCCGATGACGCACGCGCGATGCGGCTCCAGTGGCTGCGCGACTTCGCCGCGATCCCGCCGGGGCAGGATCAACCCTTGAGCCGATTCGCATTCCGCAGCCACAACACCTCGGAGATCGTCGGCTATCACAAATCGGCGTATATTTTTTTGATGCTGCGCGACCGGATAGGCAAGCCGGCCTTCGACCGGGCGCTGCGCAATTTCTGGAAGGAAAAACAGTTTCAAACCGCGAGCTGGAAAGATTTGCAGCGGGCCTTCGAGACGAGTTCGGGGGAAAATCTGGATATTTTTTTTGAACAGTGGATCGTCCGCGCGGGCGCCCCGCAACTGAACGCCGTTTATCTCAAGGCCGAACCCAAACCGGGTGGCGCCTACCTCGCCTCTTTTACCTTAACCCAATCCGCACCGGCCTACGCGCTACGAGTACCCGTCACCCTCAAGACTCAGACCGGCACTGTCGAACGCTTGGTGGAGCTAAACGAAACCGAACAGCCTTATACCCTGGAGCTGGACGCCCAACCGCTGACACTCAGCATAGATCCCGACCTTAGACTGTTCCGGCGCATCACCGACGCCGAGATGCCGCCGCTGCTGCGTCAGGTGATGACCGATCCTGCGACAATCACAGTGGTGGCCGGACGTGATGCCGCGCTACACAAAACCGCGGCAGAGCTGGCGGGAAAATTACTCGATAACACCCCTCGCATTACGGATGACAGTACCGCTCTGCCCTCAGGTCAGCTGCTGGTGATTGGAACACATGACGAGACCGCCGCCTTCCTGCAAAAACATCATCTGCCCGCCGTTCCGCAACAGCTTGCCGGTGACGTACAGGGAAGAGCGACAGCGAAGGGTTCTACTAATGTCGCGGGAGGCAGGACGCCGGGAGCGACCAAAGGCAGCGCCCGCGTTTGGGCCGCCAGGCAGAAGAACGGCAAGATCGTCGTGGTAGTCTCCGCGGCGAACACCGAGGCGCTGCAGGCGCTCATCCGCCCGCTTCCGCATTACGGGAAGGAGAGTTATCTCGTGTTTGAGAATAGCAAGGTGATTGAGCGCGGCGTGTGGCCCGCGGAGGGGAAGGTCTGGAATTTCCCGGCGGCCGATAAATAAGGGA
Proteins encoded:
- a CDS encoding ChaN family lipoprotein, whose translation is MPSLPSLRYTLSFFLTLSLPLTSFGADTCVPVARWVTPGNERATPLDSPDLMTRLAQRRVVLLGEVHDSFEHHRWQLQTLAALYARRPDMVLGFEMFPRRAQDVLDRWVEGKLSEAEFLKQSEWHKVWNYDPSLYMPLFHFARMNRIPMLALNVDRGLTTKVRELGWDAVPESGRQGVSKPAPAQPAYLEELLGVYQKHRRPDTGHGDTPRDAKPVALDDPDFLRFVQGQQVWDRAMAEAIAQAVKKTDSALVIGIMGAGHVMHRYGVPYQLEDLGVADSAVLLAWDQERDCKDLKPGIADAVFGIAAPAETIKTGKPRLGIILDGAEGKVRVSKVMEGGVGDDAGIIAGDVLIEMAGVKIKAATDVSAIVQSQAPGTWLPITLSREGHEFDIVAKFPASP
- a CDS encoding M1 family peptidase; the encoded protein is MNSALLVILCLISLSACAIQEGIQGGDPRITGLHHDLKVRLEPASQQLAAEDVVTLNAQGTISFALGGQFTVTRLSLDGKDLPVKPSEESKGISTWRLELDGPASHHTLWLSYHGQLQPLDTRLDHREVLGFIPAMADTQGSYLPASGYQPSWYPRFDTDAFTYSVSLDLPAEQRGLVPGRLVKEDLQQGRYQARFEFKQPAEGIDLLAGPYQIKEIMHDGLRLRTYFHPEIAALADDYLNSISAYLDRYKKTIGPYPFSEFSIVSSPLPTGFGMPTLTYLGISVLRLPFIRTTSLGHEILHNWWGNGVYIDLIHGNWAEGLTTFMADYAYKEQEGPDDARAMRLQWLRDFAAIPPGQDQPLSRFAFRSHNTSEIVGYHKSAYIFLMLRDRIGKPAFDRALRNFWKEKQFQTASWKDLQRAFETSSGENLDIFFEQWIVRAGAPQLNAVYLKAEPKPGGAYLASFTLTQSAPAYALRVPVTLKTQTGTVERLVELNETEQPYTLELDAQPLTLSIDPDLRLFRRITDAEMPPLLRQVMTDPATITVVAGRDAALHKTAAELAGKLLDNTPRITDDSTALPSGQLLVIGTHDETAAFLQKHHLPAVPQQLAGDVQGRATAKGSTNVAGGRTPGATKGSARVWAARQKNGKIVVVVSAANTEALQALIRPLPHYGKESYLVFENSKVIERGVWPAEGKVWNFPAADK